The nucleotide sequence AGAAGGTTTAGAACCTGGGTAAGAATCTTTATATCATTTGTATCTATAATGACATGTACTTGTACATTTCATCGACTTATATGATATATATAATCGATGATGCTTAACAGATATCCTGGTGGGCCTTTGCTAAATCCTCTTGGTCTTGCTAAAGACATAACAAATGCTCACGAGTGGAAGCTGAAGGAGATTAAAAATGGTGTTGTTTATGCCTTTTAACATTTTGAATAATTATGCGACAGTTATTTTAGTTATGTTTTGGGACTAACTGACTGGTTGTTATAGGCCGGCTTGCAATGGTGGCAATGCTTGGGATATTCGTGCAGGCTAATGTGACTCATGTGGGCCCTGTCGATAACCTAGTTAAGCACCTATCGGACCCGTGGCACGTAACCATCATTCAAACCCTCGCTGGCTCTGGTTCTTAGAGCAGCTTATTTGAATACTTGTGATTCTTGTAACAGGAAAATATTGTATTATAACCTAAATCAGTTCAATGTAATATAATCACATTCTTTGTGCATTGATCAAGTAAATTCGATTATAACACATAAACCATCTTAACTGTGGGTTCACCAACATCTTCATTTGATGATTAAGACTCACAAAACAGTCGATTCAGGTCACCGTTCTAAAAAGTTGGAGTAAACGACAAAAATGTATAAACAAATGGAACCATAAAAAGGAAAAATTGCACGCGATAGTACTAGACAAGTGAAGTGAAGTATAAGTATACAATACACAACTCAAACCTGGAATTTGTTACACAACAATAAAAATACAACTTATTGTGTTCCTCATTTATGACCAAATAGAATCACAATCAAAACCAACAGCATATGTTACACGTATAACATTACCGACACCTCTCAGTTCCATCATTTACCCTCGCTTATTCAACCCCGATTTCTTCCTTCTCAATAGCATAAAAATCCGAGGGAAAAACgacttcttctttttcttcaaaCTCCTCACCTCGGGTGAAGATTCCGCCGTGTTGCTATTGCTGTTGTTATTGCTTTCAGGTAAAACCGTCTTCACAACAGGCCTCGGGTTCTGGTTTGACGAGCTAACGGGCTTCGTGTTAAAACTCTTCGCCGCTTCAAAACTTTCTCGTGGGCCCACCCCTAGTCCCGATTTCCGCCTTTGCTCGTTTTCCGCTCTCCACTTCCTCAAATCCTGTTCCACACCCAGCTTTCCTTCTTTTGCCTTTTCCGCTTTTTGTAACGCCGCATCATGTGCTTGCTTTCTTGCAGCCAGTTCCGACGTCACTTGCTCGAGCTTACTCAAGCTCTTCGATTCCGACTCTTTCGCTACGTCAATCAGTGAGATTGCTTCCGCCACACGTAGGTTTGCCGCTTCTTCCGCTTCATGGGCTTTCTTACTTAATTCATAGTATTCCTCCAAAGAAAGCGTAACTCCGGTTTCTGGTTCATTCGCAGTCCCGTGAAGTGCGTCAATGGCCGCCAGAGCTAACTTTTCCGAAGCTTTTGCCGCTTCGATTTCCTTTTGTGCCGCAAGTAATCGGCTTGCCATTGTACTCGCTCCCGCTTTCGCTTGTTCCAATGTTTCTTTCGCTTTGTTTAGCTCTTCACGCGCTTCTTGCGCCATTGATTTCGCTTGATCCGCCTCTTGCGCCGCCGTTTGTAACTGTTTTGGGAGCTCCACCATTTTTTCTCGGGCTTCCTTTTCTTTTGTTTGAACAAGCGCGATTTCCGATTTTGTTCGGTTTAGTTCGGCTTCAAGAGACgcaaccaccaccgccgccatcccTTCTCGCTGCCTAATGGCGGCAAGTGCAGCTTTCTCTTTCTCTAACTCGGTTTTTAACGAACTTGCGGCCATTTTTAAATAATCGATCTCTTCTGTTGCTTTCGTAATGTTTTGTTTCACCTCTTCAACATTGTTCTTCGCTGATTGTATTTCATTATCAGGATTGTTAACATCTTCTTGACTCAACTTTGACTCCTTGTAAGCCGCTAATTCGGTTTTCAAGTCGTTAAGCAAAGCTGTAGCGGCATCGAGTTTCGATTTCCGATCTTCAACCGAGCCGATCTGGTGGTTGACCTTTTCAATTTCTTCTTGCGCTTGTTTCAACTCTCGCTCCCAGTTTAACGCATCTTGATCACGTGCCATTGCGGCTCCGATTCGATGTTCTTCAGCCTCTAAATGAGCAGCATGTGTTGACTCTAACGACTCTTTCGTCATCATGAGTTCGATAGTTAGGTTTTCCACCTTTTTCTCGACTTCTTTCGACGCAGATGCCGCTTCCCGAGCTTTTTTAACCGCTATATCCTTTTCGGAAACCAATACGTCATATTCTTTACGGAGATTTTCAAGCTCATTTTTCACGGTGGCCAGCTCGGAAACCGCAGCTGCGTGTCTCGCTTGCGCAACCTCCAGTTGTGCCTTGGCGGCAACGCTAGATTCGTCAGCGATCCCTTGCTCCATTTCTTCGACTCTTAGTTTGACTAACTCGGAGTCCTGTTTCGCTTCGTTTTCTTCGGTTTGTGCTCTCTCGAGGTTCAGTTTTAGTTCTTCTATGAGCCGTTTAGTGCTGTCTAACTCCTTTAATACTTGTTGTTTTGCTTCTTCGGCTGCTTCAGAATTTTTCTTCAGTAACGGGATCTCGTCGTTTGTTTTCTGAAGTTCTTGTTCTATATACTTGCGTTTCTGCATTGCCACGTAAAAAATATCTAAAATACCTTTCGAAATAAAATAAAACGTGGCGATTTTAGAGGTTGAAGAAGATTATACCTCAGAGGTTTGGGCTTTGTGGGCTTTCCAGTCAACAATGCCGCCGAACTTGGAAACGGCTTCTTTAACGGATTCAAAAGGTGAAGCGGTATCGATATCACCTATTCTTGAGCTCGTGTTCTTGGGACTAACCGTCTCAACACGATTGCCATTACTTTCAAGAGTAGCATCGTTTGGTTTTTGTGCAGATGTTTCTGATGGAATTGGTGATAACGCTGCTTCTTGAACAAGTAAGTTGCTTTTCGGACTATCGTCATCAGGTTTTGTTTTTACAGGTGTAGAGAGATCCTCGGAGGGAAGATTAGATGGTTTTGGGTCAATGGAGGTTTTTTGTTCGGTTTCAGGTTCATCAGTTACTGGCATTGGTGCACCTGAAACGGGTTTATCATCTGGTGAATTTGTAGAAGGTTCACCATTTGTAGTCGTACCCTCTCCAACAACTTTGGTTTCGTCCATTACAGAAAGATGAGATCTGAAAATTTTCATTCATCAGGCAAGCGTAACTTAGCCTTAAGTAAAAGAGATACAAGTTGATAACAGATAAAATTAACATAAATTAATACAACGAATAAAATCTTTCTTCACCTTCAACTTTCTTCATCCATCTTTCGTTTTACGACAACCAATATAGTACGAAGAGCATATAATAAACAAATGAATCTCCCAAAAGGAATATCTAGCAAGCATCTACATGCATATTGTTGAACACTAGGATTTAATCGGTGTAGCATAGTCAAAGTTCCTTAAAAGGACGAACCGGTTCATCATATTTTGCAGGGTTGCAAGCAAAGGGAAGCATTTGTAACTTGAGTTTTCCAGCAAGAaagacatgaaaacaattttgtATGTGAATTGAGGGTTTTGACTTTCAGAATCGTTCTACGTCAATAAGTGATTATAAATTCAAGTATTTCAAAGGTCTACAATAATTATCTCCAACATATCATCATAATTCATATGAGAAACATAAAACAGATAAGGAAGAAATTATTCAAAAAGCAaccatcaatcaatcaacaaacaagcGATAATCCAATTGAAAAGATAGTGAAAAGGAGAGACGACCTACCAGTAAACCCTCAAGATGCTTGATGCTCCCCAATTGGTCCCAATAAGTGGATTAAATCAACGATTAGAGCTTCAAAACAACTGTTTAACGAAAACCTAATAAGTTAAAAGGATGATAGTTAAATGAAAGTAAAGAGAAAGAGAAATTAAAGGAACATACGCGTGGAGCCTACCGAACAACGAATATGTCTATAAACAATCATCTATCCTGCTTCAATTCAATCTATGTTTTCTTCGAACAGCTGACGAACGATTGTAAAATAGATAGACAACAAGTGTGATGATtatgaagacaacacaaacaggTAATCAATCCGATATTTAGTTTTTTCAAAAGGGAATCCGATAATTAGTTAtacaagttttatttttattttttaaaatttttggatGGTGGAGAGCAAACAGCTGCTTTGTCTACACGTTGTGGAAAAGTCGCCGCCACATACCCATTTCCCACGctccctccctccctccctcGTGCCAATATTTGGACTTTTTTCCTCATTTTGGTCATCCAATGTTTTTTACTTTTCAAACTAGCAATTTTTTTTCCTTCTTGCCAACGTATCTTTTTGCCCTTTGAGACTTATTTTTACCCTTGACAATTACCATAACTGCTAGCTTCGTTATGGGACGATAACCGGACCTCAGTTTCAATAGATCGGTTTATGGTATAGTTTTGGTTTATTTCGGTTAACTAACCAAGCTAGGTTTGAAATAAATGGACATGTAAAAAGAATGAGTGACATCGAAAGGGAATTGTACGAAGGTGATACTCGGGCTAGTAGAAACAAAGACGTACGTGTTACTCGTTCCTATGAGCACTTTCACTTAAGATGTATTAATTTCATATGTATTCTAATCTCTCAAGGTTTTTGATCACAACATTGACACATATAGTTTTATATACAAATATTCATCTCGAGGTAAGTGTGTCTTAAGTTTTTCGGTTCGGTTAACATATTAGTTGGTTAATCAAATAACCTTAACCATAACGTTTGGTTAATCTTTGCTACTGGTTAATTTGATTCGGGGTATCGGTTAACGGTTAAGATTTGCTCATCCTTATGCGTAGCGGTTTTTCGTAAAACAATAATATGTTAGAGAACTATCAAAGTTGTTACAACCATTGTACTATCTATTAAATAAATTGGTTAAGATAGTGAAGGTTTTGGCATATTTAAGATTCGTCTAAAAAAGCAGGGTATTTATAATCTTACATATTCATTATAGTACTATGTATACGTACTGGTTTTGAAATAAACACGATACATATATAAACTTGAAGTCTTTTATCTGATTTCTTATAGATTATTTTTTAATACTAAAACCATGGCTGCAAAAGTCggtaggcgctccctagtcggtcgacctgGGAGTTGAGAGTACCcggtctaggcggagagtactcggacatgttaaattataaagaaattactttttggtgattaaatatatgtcaaatagcataaatttactaatatttataacaaaataggtgaaattgatattcattctttaatatgatgggcatagaaattatgttttattattatttaagtcaaactaggcccgagttgacctGCTAGATCCAATTCTGGCCGAGTTTTCCCGCGTTTGACCGACTCTGAGTAATTAGGCGGATTCGAAGATAGTCgtctcggcagcctaccttgtatcgactactcggagagtactcggcctcgaaaaccttgttttacaaccatgactAAAACCACACGGTATGGGTGTGGAAACACGGCGCTATTGCCAGTCCACGCCCACTAAATCACCCTGTGCCTCGTGTTCTGAACGGCGTTGTGTTTGAGGCTTGAGGATTTCCACCGGCGTGGAGGCAAATGTGTGGGTGAGGTGGAGGCTCTTGATTGGTGGGTGTAGTTTAGGTTTGTTTTGATTAgttaatgtttattttttttattctctTCCACGCCATTTTTCCAACCGGTGCTTTTTTCTCCACGCCACCATGCTAACGTGGTTACCACATTTCGCTCCACACCCTTCCTTCAACCCTATCCACACCGTAAAATTTGATCAGTGAAATATAGTAATTGTTATTACTAAGTGGAAAAAATGTAgaaattggttgagaattatttttttaataaatgaaacATTCAAGAAGTAAACatttataaaaacaataaaaaaatttacCCATATCATACACACCCTTGATTATCAAAAACAGTTTTACTTGACCAATATATAAGGAATCAGGTGTAGGGTGTTTTTAAAGATGAATAAATTTTAGagataaatattatttttagttaaattatGAGATAAAAAGTCTGTATTTATCTTGAAATTCGAAAGTCCTATTAAAAATGGATAGTAAGCTCAACTAACCCAATGTTTATGGgctttaaaaaatatatatattaacttTTAACCCTAACGAAAACCATTGTTCGTTCTCTCACGTGACGAACAAGAAATCGCTCTCAAAATCCTTAAACGAAACAACCCTAACAAAAATTTGTACGTGAATCGGATACTCCTagcgccattcaccaccacataTTCCGGTCCCGGCTTCATTCTTGATCAGGTAACATTCTTATTCCCTGCTCTGCTTGTTTATTTACATCTTATTTAGAAGAAAAGTTACTGAATAATTACAAAAGAAACAAACGACAATCGTAGAATATGGTTTGGTATGTGTTTTAGGGCACCAAAGGTTATGATTACCACAATATAAATTACGTATACCCGTCTTTCAATCACAATGTGTGAGCGTTTCAAAAAATAAAGCACAATTCATTAGAAGTTATAATTCTATaatatgtataaatattataggaaattggattttaataattcctACTTTAATCTATTGGCCGGGTTAATCCCAACTCAGGAAACGTTTACGATAATCCtgatttttaacttatttttcttCAGCGATCCCATactagctaaaaatgaaaaagttaacCAAGATAGTTTTTACTGTTTATGTGGAACAAATAGTCAAAGTTTTGATGACGTGTACTGCTTATGTGACAAGTTTTGATGGCATGGACTGCCACATTGGCAGTCCATGTCAACAAAAAGTAACTGGGTTAACTTTCGGTTAGTATGGGATCGCTGAAGGAAAGAAAATATGTTCATAGTTGGGACTGTCAGTAAACATTTCCTCCTGAGTTGGGATTAATCCCGGACAATAGGTCAAAGTtatgattattaaaatccaattttcTAATATTACATACATTATTGTTCATTTTAATAAGTTTCATGTAGAGAATTCACTCAAAGTAAGGGGTTGAATTCATAATGTTTTAACCATTTGGAGTCTAGACATGAACATGtattagggtgaagggggtgctcacctaataggtgagtcccctctcttacgtcaaaccaatccccgtgtgccacgtcaactcccctcttaaactcccctaacacccccatttgatggcgccactcccctcttaactccccttatttttttattcaaaaaaaaaaaaaaaaacaaataaaagctTTGATTGGATGGAATTTGGCTGGCCCCACCACCTTTCCCCTCTCTCCTTCGGTGAGCCGCCACCCCCTTGTCTACCTCTCTCTTGTTCACCGAAGCAATGGCGCCGCCCCCCTAATCGGGATTTCCCCTCCCCGAACCCCTCCCCGAATTAcgccccttacacccttaggaTTAAGTGGAAGTGATTATGAACTTG is from Helianthus annuus cultivar XRQ/B chromosome 9, HanXRQr2.0-SUNRISE, whole genome shotgun sequence and encodes:
- the LOC110879433 gene encoding protein WEAK CHLOROPLAST MOVEMENT UNDER BLUE LIGHT 1 → MDETKVVGEGTTTNGEPSTNSPDDKPVSGAPMPVTDEPETEQKTSIDPKPSNLPSEDLSTPVKTKPDDDSPKSNLLVQEAALSPIPSETSAQKPNDATLESNGNRVETVSPKNTSSRIGDIDTASPFESVKEAVSKFGGIVDWKAHKAQTSEKRKYIEQELQKTNDEIPLLKKNSEAAEEAKQQVLKELDSTKRLIEELKLNLERAQTEENEAKQDSELVKLRVEEMEQGIADESSVAAKAQLEVAQARHAAAVSELATVKNELENLRKEYDVLVSEKDIAVKKAREAASASKEVEKKVENLTIELMMTKESLESTHAAHLEAEEHRIGAAMARDQDALNWERELKQAQEEIEKVNHQIGSVEDRKSKLDAATALLNDLKTELAAYKESKLSQEDVNNPDNEIQSAKNNVEEVKQNITKATEEIDYLKMAASSLKTELEKEKAALAAIRQREGMAAVVVASLEAELNRTKSEIALVQTKEKEAREKMVELPKQLQTAAQEADQAKSMAQEAREELNKAKETLEQAKAGASTMASRLLAAQKEIEAAKASEKLALAAIDALHGTANEPETGVTLSLEEYYELSKKAHEAEEAANLRVAEAISLIDVAKESESKSLSKLEQVTSELAARKQAHDAALQKAEKAKEGKLGVEQDLRKWRAENEQRRKSGLGVGPRESFEAAKSFNTKPVSSSNQNPRPVVKTVLPESNNNSNSNTAESSPEVRSLKKKKKSFFPRIFMLLRRKKSGLNKRG